From Chryseobacterium joostei, the proteins below share one genomic window:
- a CDS encoding amino acid permease: protein MNSEKKTEQNETLVRGLTNRHIQLIALGGAIGTGLFLGIGPAAVLAGPSVILGYALAGIIAFFIMRQLGEMVVQEPVSGSFSHFAYKYWGNFPGFASGWNYWILYILVSMAELTAIGHYIHFWWPEIPLWVSSLFFFVVINALNLASVKVYGETEFWFSIIKVVAIIAMIIFGIYLLASGTGGDKASVSNLWNDGGFFPKGLFNKTESGYSGLFAAMAMIMFSFGGLELIGITAAEAKNPEKTIPQATNQVIYRILIFYVGALVILFSLSPWREITEGSSPFVMVFQNLNGLEFSLFGKVIQFNSLIANVLNLIVLTAALSVYNSSVYSNSRMLFGLAQQGNAPKFLKKLNKNSVPINAILISSCFAGICIIINKLVPEKAFEYLMALVVSTLIINWLMICYTHLKFKKSINSSGIQSKFPSIFYPISNYICIAFLVLILGLMSITGMEIQVILIPVWIGFLFVMYKLYKPS, encoded by the coding sequence ATGAACAGCGAGAAGAAAACAGAACAAAATGAAACTTTAGTTAGAGGATTAACAAACCGACATATCCAATTAATTGCTCTTGGCGGTGCCATAGGAACTGGATTATTTCTGGGAATTGGACCTGCAGCAGTATTGGCTGGCCCATCAGTAATTCTAGGGTATGCCTTAGCCGGAATTATTGCCTTTTTTATCATGCGTCAGCTTGGGGAAATGGTTGTTCAGGAACCGGTATCGGGGAGTTTTAGTCACTTTGCCTATAAATATTGGGGAAATTTCCCCGGGTTTGCATCAGGATGGAACTACTGGATTCTCTATATTCTCGTAAGTATGGCTGAACTTACAGCCATTGGCCATTATATTCATTTTTGGTGGCCGGAAATTCCTCTCTGGGTTTCCAGCTTATTCTTTTTTGTAGTAATTAATGCCTTGAACCTTGCTTCTGTAAAGGTTTATGGGGAAACAGAATTCTGGTTTTCCATTATTAAAGTAGTTGCCATTATCGCAATGATTATCTTCGGGATCTATTTGTTAGCCAGCGGAACAGGAGGAGATAAGGCAAGCGTTTCCAATCTATGGAATGATGGTGGATTCTTTCCCAAAGGATTATTCAATAAAACTGAATCTGGATATTCCGGGCTGTTTGCAGCAATGGCAATGATTATGTTCTCTTTTGGAGGGCTGGAATTGATCGGAATTACAGCTGCTGAGGCGAAGAATCCTGAGAAAACAATTCCACAGGCAACCAATCAGGTAATTTATAGGATTTTGATTTTCTATGTAGGAGCTTTGGTAATCCTGTTTTCATTGAGTCCTTGGAGAGAGATTACAGAAGGATCAAGCCCGTTTGTAATGGTTTTTCAAAACTTAAATGGATTAGAATTCAGTCTTTTTGGTAAAGTAATTCAATTCAATTCGTTGATTGCAAATGTCCTTAACCTTATTGTATTAACTGCTGCTTTATCTGTTTACAACAGTAGTGTGTACAGTAATAGTAGAATGCTTTTTGGGTTGGCACAGCAGGGAAATGCACCAAAGTTCTTGAAGAAATTGAATAAAAATTCAGTTCCAATTAATGCAATTCTTATTTCGTCTTGCTTTGCAGGAATCTGTATTATCATTAATAAATTGGTTCCGGAAAAAGCATTTGAATACCTAATGGCTCTTGTTGTATCTACCTTAATCATCAACTGGCTGATGATATGCTATACCCATTTAAAGTTCAAAAAATCAATAAACAGTTCAGGAATTCAATCGAAATTTCCATCTATATTTTATCCTATATCCAATTATATATGTATTGCCTTTTTGGTTCTTATTTTAGGACTGATGAGTATTACAGGAATGGAAATTCAGGTAATTCTGATTCCTGTCTGGATAGGATTTCTATTTGTAATGTATAAGCTGTATAAACCCAGCTAA
- the ccoN gene encoding cytochrome-c oxidase, cbb3-type subunit I, with protein sequence METQKFNYDNNIVRAFLYATIVFGLVGFLLGLTAALMLFYPELPEFLFGTDDTTIKSLASGNIQGLINTQGAMGFGRIRMLHTSAVIFAFVCNSFFCGAYYSMQRLLKTRMYSDALSWIHFWSWQLMIVAVVITFLMGINTSKEYAEHEWPIDILITFSWVIFGINMFGTIAKRRVRHLYVAIWFYLATWIAVAMLHIFNNLEVPLSFTSWKSYSVYAGVKDALVQWWYGHNAVAFVLTTPVLGLMYYFMPKAAQRPVFSYKLSIIHFWSLIFVYLWAGPHHLQYTALPAWAQAVGTGFSIMLIAPSWGGMLNGLLTLRGAWDKVRENPILKFFVVAVTCYGMATFEGPLLATKSLNKIGHYTDWVIGHVHLGALGWNGFMAFGVVYYLVPIMWRTPLWSKKLANWHFWLGTLGIIFYAVPMYISGFTQGLMWKQFNPDGTLLWKNWLDTVTAIIPYFKMRFLGGILYLSGAILMVINVIKTVKAGSFQKNVPAEAPALANIGGSRKEGEGVHLWIERTPMLLSILAFITIAIGGLVEIVPTLSLKQSVPTITAVKPYTPLELEGRDLYVREGCNSCHSQMIRPFRDEVLRFEGKNGQYSKAGEFIYDRPFLWGSKRTGPDLHREGGRNPDSWHFKHMYNPRITSAGSIMPRFPWLITNKLDRTQMVDKMKLMKNSFDVPYTKAQIDSANQWADNQSKAIVQRIYSEATDVKDQMIKEKGAKGAAYVPLEQREIVAMIAYLQRLGTDIKTTQIQTASVK encoded by the coding sequence ATGGAGACGCAAAAATTTAATTATGACAATAATATTGTCAGAGCATTCCTCTATGCAACTATCGTATTCGGACTCGTCGGATTTCTGCTGGGACTTACTGCTGCATTGATGCTTTTTTATCCCGAATTACCTGAATTTTTATTCGGTACAGATGATACTACTATTAAAAGTTTAGCCTCGGGTAATATTCAGGGATTAATTAACACTCAGGGAGCTATGGGCTTCGGAAGAATCAGAATGCTTCACACGAGTGCCGTAATTTTTGCCTTTGTTTGTAACTCCTTTTTCTGTGGTGCTTATTACAGCATGCAAAGACTTCTTAAAACCAGAATGTACAGTGACGCACTTTCATGGATCCATTTCTGGTCTTGGCAGCTTATGATTGTTGCTGTAGTTATTACTTTCCTTATGGGAATCAATACTTCTAAGGAATATGCTGAACATGAGTGGCCGATTGATATATTAATTACATTCTCATGGGTGATCTTCGGAATCAATATGTTCGGAACAATTGCCAAGAGAAGAGTAAGACATTTATATGTAGCAATATGGTTCTATCTGGCAACTTGGATTGCCGTGGCAATGCTTCACATCTTCAATAACCTGGAAGTTCCATTATCTTTCACAAGCTGGAAATCTTATTCTGTATATGCGGGTGTAAAAGATGCATTAGTACAATGGTGGTATGGACACAATGCGGTAGCATTTGTATTAACCACCCCTGTATTAGGTCTGATGTATTACTTTATGCCAAAAGCGGCACAACGACCGGTATTCTCATACAAACTATCCATTATTCACTTCTGGTCGTTAATCTTTGTATACCTTTGGGCCGGGCCTCACCACCTGCAATATACAGCATTACCGGCATGGGCGCAGGCTGTGGGAACAGGATTCTCCATCATGCTTATTGCACCGTCATGGGGAGGTATGCTCAATGGTCTTCTTACCTTAAGAGGAGCCTGGGACAAAGTAAGAGAAAATCCTATTCTTAAATTCTTTGTGGTAGCTGTTACCTGTTATGGTATGGCCACTTTCGAAGGACCTTTATTGGCCACAAAATCTTTAAATAAAATTGGACACTATACTGACTGGGTTATCGGTCACGTACACTTAGGAGCTCTTGGATGGAATGGTTTCATGGCATTCGGGGTAGTATATTATCTGGTTCCAATTATGTGGAGAACACCACTCTGGTCTAAAAAATTAGCCAACTGGCACTTCTGGCTGGGAACATTAGGAATTATTTTCTATGCCGTTCCGATGTATATTTCAGGATTCACACAGGGATTGATGTGGAAACAGTTCAACCCGGACGGAACATTATTATGGAAAAACTGGTTAGATACTGTAACAGCTATTATTCCATACTTTAAAATGAGATTCTTAGGAGGTATCCTTTATCTTTCCGGAGCAATCTTGATGGTCATTAATGTTATCAAAACTGTTAAAGCCGGTTCATTCCAGAAAAATGTTCCTGCAGAGGCACCTGCACTAGCCAACATTGGAGGTTCAAGAAAAGAAGGAGAGGGAGTACACCTTTGGATAGAAAGAACGCCTATGCTACTTTCCATATTAGCTTTTATTACAATAGCAATAGGTGGATTAGTAGAAATCGTTCCAACCTTATCACTTAAGCAAAGTGTTCCTACCATTACCGCTGTAAAGCCATACACTCCTCTGGAGTTGGAAGGAAGAGATTTATATGTTCGTGAGGGGTGTAACTCATGTCACTCTCAGATGATCAGACCTTTCCGTGATGAAGTATTGAGATTTGAAGGAAAAAACGGACAGTATTCCAAAGCGGGAGAGTTTATCTATGACAGACCATTCCTTTGGGGATCTAAGAGAACCGGCCCGGATCTTCACAGAGAAGGAGGCAGAAACCCGGATTCATGGCACTTTAAGCACATGTACAACCCAAGAATTACTTCTGCAGGTTCCATTATGCCACGTTTCCCTTGGTTGATTACCAATAAACTGGACCGTACACAAATGGTAGATAAGATGAAGCTGATGAAAAACTCTTTTGATGTACCATATACGAAAGCTCAGATTGATTCTGCAAATCAATGGGCAGACAACCAGTCTAAAGCCATTGTACAGAGAATTTATTCGGAAGCTACTGATGTAAAAGATCAGATGATCAAGGAAAAAGGAGCAAAAGGAGCTGCCTATGTACCACTTGAGCAAAGAGAAATTGTAGCAATGATCGCTTACCTGCAAAGATTAGGTACTGACATTAAAACAACACAGATTCAAACAGCAAGTGTAAAGTAA
- a CDS encoding helix-turn-helix domain-containing protein: protein MKVCGQNIRKIRRSRDLTQEYMAFEMGISQKAYSDIENSKVKINLEILTKISDILDIKPSDICSISHKCGTDDGYEDKYQNLLEYMKKNNISIPKEYL, encoded by the coding sequence ATGAAAGTATGTGGACAAAATATCAGGAAAATTCGTAGGAGCAGGGATCTTACGCAGGAGTACATGGCTTTTGAAATGGGGATTTCCCAAAAGGCCTATTCGGATATTGAAAATTCTAAGGTGAAAATCAATCTGGAGATACTGACTAAAATATCTGATATTTTAGACATTAAGCCTTCCGATATTTGTAGTATCTCACATAAGTGCGGTACGGATGACGGTTATGAAGACAAATATCAAAACCTTCTGGAGTATATGAAAAAGAATAATATCTCTATTCCGAAAGAATATCTTTAA
- a CDS encoding cbb3-type cytochrome c oxidase N-terminal domain-containing protein has translation MKTRTPISIYIATTIGLTIMAFEMFASDSGYFSSPFFWALILIAVILLMIMNSIGDMIENESFSRLSEEEKKQYLAEKSVPYYQKLWNSAFKKQSVTEEKDILIDHGFDGITELDNSLPKWWIGLFWFGCIFCVVYLMAFSFTDYAHPEAEYTKETKTMLASIAEYEKTAPQINLETAKYSADNIVEGQELFKTNCVTCHGDAGKGGIGPNLTDTHWINIKEKSLFKNVFWMLENGSPNNPTMRPFIKEGTITGRDAEKIAAYIYHINQETAPITPAQGGAAPQGEVAKWENGNN, from the coding sequence ATGAAAACGAGAACCCCTATTTCAATATATATCGCAACAACGATAGGCTTAACAATCATGGCCTTTGAAATGTTCGCCAGTGATTCAGGATATTTTTCCTCTCCATTTTTCTGGGCATTGATATTGATTGCCGTTATACTACTGATGATCATGAATTCTATTGGAGACATGATTGAAAACGAAAGTTTCAGCAGATTATCCGAGGAAGAAAAAAAACAGTATCTGGCAGAAAAAAGTGTTCCTTATTATCAAAAACTTTGGAACTCAGCATTCAAAAAACAGTCTGTTACTGAAGAAAAAGATATTCTTATTGACCATGGTTTTGATGGAATCACGGAGCTTGATAACTCACTTCCAAAATGGTGGATTGGCTTGTTTTGGTTTGGATGTATTTTCTGTGTGGTGTATTTGATGGCCTTTTCTTTCACAGATTATGCTCACCCTGAAGCTGAATACACTAAGGAAACAAAAACTATGCTGGCCTCCATCGCAGAATATGAAAAGACGGCTCCACAAATTAATCTTGAAACCGCAAAATACAGCGCAGACAATATTGTAGAAGGTCAGGAACTTTTTAAAACCAACTGTGTAACCTGCCACGGAGATGCCGGAAAAGGAGGTATTGGTCCCAATCTTACCGATACTCATTGGATCAATATCAAAGAAAAAAGTTTATTTAAAAATGTTTTCTGGATGCTTGAAAATGGTTCTCCAAACAATCCTACCATGAGACCTTTCATTAAGGAGGGTACCATTACAGGAAGAGATGCTGAAAAAATTGCAGCCTATATTTATCATATCAATCAGGAAACTGCTCCTATTACACCAGCCCAAGGTGGCGCTGCTCCGCAGGGAGAAGTTGCAAAATGGGAAAACGGAAACAACTAA
- a CDS encoding AraC family transcriptional regulator: MESNFNDIQKIVSHIEANFDREITAHEIESISHYSYRNFQRVFFKIFNETISGFQKRLRLENSYKKLIYTEDRISEIAWQVGYFNIQSFSKAFKKQYSISPAEARKQKQGVFQKFIENNHTDLKLDVKYKDAVPVVCKFIKAKDYNNQEIDELWKEIEPETEIFEAAYGIIRDQPLITSYSHCRYGAAVTSDDGLKGFLKRDIFGGRYVKFTHYGPYADILETYRSFYRYWLSDQQFLLDNSDVIEEYESPEVTHIYFPLYG, encoded by the coding sequence ATGGAGTCTAACTTTAATGATATCCAGAAAATAGTCAGCCATATTGAAGCCAACTTTGATAGGGAAATAACCGCTCATGAAATAGAGTCTATATCTCATTATTCTTACCGTAATTTTCAACGGGTCTTTTTCAAAATTTTTAACGAAACTATTTCCGGATTTCAGAAGAGGCTGCGTCTTGAAAATTCATATAAAAAATTGATCTATACAGAAGATCGTATTTCCGAGATTGCATGGCAGGTTGGATATTTCAACATTCAGTCTTTTTCAAAAGCATTTAAAAAGCAATATTCTATTTCTCCGGCAGAGGCAAGAAAGCAAAAACAAGGAGTATTTCAAAAATTTATAGAAAATAATCATACAGATTTAAAGCTTGATGTTAAGTATAAAGATGCTGTGCCTGTTGTTTGTAAATTTATTAAGGCTAAAGATTATAATAATCAGGAAATTGATGAACTGTGGAAAGAAATAGAACCGGAAACTGAAATATTTGAGGCAGCCTACGGAATTATCCGCGACCAGCCTTTAATAACAAGTTACTCACATTGCAGATATGGTGCTGCGGTAACATCTGATGATGGGCTAAAAGGATTTCTTAAAAGAGATATTTTTGGTGGAAGATATGTAAAGTTTACCCATTATGGCCCTTATGCGGATATCTTGGAAACCTATCGTTCCTTTTATCGTTATTGGCTTTCTGATCAGCAGTTTTTGCTCGATAATTCAGATGTTATTGAGGAGTATGAAAGTCCGGAAGTTACTCACATCTATTTTCCGCTGTATGGATAG
- a CDS encoding translocation/assembly module TamB domain-containing protein gives MKLKINTTKILRRTAITIISILVFLTLLILSLRLPAVQNFIKDKLIVYLEKKIKTKVSLEKVYIGFPNSLVMENLYLKGQDVDTLLAVKKLDVGLHMLKLINSTADITSIEMEGTRANVVRKPDGKFNFDYIIDAFATSDKEESSSKPFIISLDKIKLKDIGVTFNDQQSKNDIKLYFKSFDTSVKTFDLNKNKYAVNDINLDGLKLKLKQGIVEEVSKKVEKKVDSLNEKKPMSIGMRGIKLTHFDIDYGDENTKTFAKVIFKELSTKVNKLDLENNSYNVANVFLSGADINANLYLPAQNANPKNTKEPEPSKVSDQGKAMNLLLGKLVLNDVKATYNNTAIAPTKQGMDFNHLNFAKMNVEVRSFKMENNTFAGTVNSAEIREARGLDIQKFNTDFVYAEKEAYLKDLYLQTPKTILRDEVILNYNSIDQLTSNLGAVKISANIKDSKIGFSDILNLVPTLKNTVPFNKYPNAILNVNANVKGSVNDLLIQDLKVSGLDQLRVAASGRIKNAMNPDQLYYDVRIGEFSSNAKTIFNLVPKNTIPSNIALPSNFSIKGNAKGTTKMVTTDLNLYSTLGNAAIIVNVDMRRKNHELYDVKANFQGVQVGKIIQNKDIGPITAQIAAKGESFDFKNANADLKGHVASAVYKGYRYQNMNLTGKINKGAYHVILNSKDPNADLQLTASGIYDEKNPTVKINGEVIKLDVNKLGFYEKPMILAGKIDGDFTSLDPNNLNGYLNLKDFAFSDTKEVYPVQEVYLKASSTADSTQILFNSQIADVELKGKYKLTQIFGSLTQTINQYYQFQKPDKTQKIDPGQHFTFNAKVKNDDLIRKFVPDLKSFETINLTGNYDADSQKIEIDGQIPQLLYGENTIEKGVLKVTNENQALQYSLNVAALRSSSFSINKIDINGDVADNTINYNVTTKDDKDATRFLIAGSAKSMNDITEVSLNPNGLKLNYTDWNIAENNKIQISSKGILADNFTLTNGASQISIQSESDRPSSPLNIALKDFKIETITELIKKDTVLARGTINGTAQLRDVTKDMTFTSDLNISDLIVYGSAIGNLAIKVNNSSPKLLNADIALSGNNNDVRILGDYNTSSSTFDLNMAINQLQMKSIQGFSMNALTNTEGYLSGNLKITGTTDQPNVLGKVKFNDAGLEIAKTGSDFRKLNDEIDFTSRGIEFDKFKINDKDGNALVVDGQVLTQTYRDFAFNLNVSAKDFKVVNSQKSNDAMMYGVLAIDAGLRIRGNLDLPKVDGKLSIADNTDFTFVLPQSTPSLQERDGIVEFVDQDQVVLNKTVKADSLNAQSRIKGMDVSVNIEVSKEAKLSIVIDKANGDFVQLQGEAELTGGIDPSGKTTLVGVYQVEKGSYDLSVSFLKRKFDIQKGSTITWTGEPTMAIMDITAVYKTEAAPIDLVEQQIGTEGGASLMNQFKQRIPFNALLKMKGELLKPQLSFDVTTDEKNNSVSTNVKDVVDQKLAQLRTQESELNKQVFALLLLNRFIGENPFESGAGMSAETMARQSVSKILSQQLNNLASGLIKGVDLNFGLDSSEDYSTGQKNTRTDLNVDISKKLLNDRLKVTVGSNFGLEGQARQNENMTNIAGNVSVDYSLSKDGRYMLRAYRKDEYQVALQGQIIETGVGFIITLDYDKFREIFQKTREKKPKKNQNNQVVEFK, from the coding sequence TTGAAACTAAAAATCAACACTACAAAAATTTTAAGGCGCACTGCCATCACCATTATTTCAATACTGGTCTTTCTTACCCTGTTGATATTAAGCCTTAGGCTTCCTGCCGTTCAAAATTTCATCAAGGACAAACTTATAGTTTACCTTGAGAAAAAAATCAAGACCAAGGTAAGCCTTGAAAAAGTCTACATTGGGTTCCCCAACAGTCTTGTGATGGAAAACCTTTACCTGAAAGGACAGGATGTAGATACTCTTTTGGCTGTAAAGAAACTGGATGTAGGTTTACACATGCTAAAGCTTATCAATTCTACGGCAGATATTACCTCTATAGAAATGGAGGGAACACGTGCCAATGTTGTAAGAAAACCAGATGGCAAATTCAATTTTGATTATATTATTGATGCCTTTGCTACCAGTGACAAGGAAGAAAGTTCTTCCAAGCCATTCATTATTTCTCTTGATAAAATTAAATTAAAGGACATAGGTGTTACATTCAATGATCAGCAGTCAAAGAATGATATTAAGCTCTATTTTAAATCTTTTGATACAAGTGTTAAAACCTTTGATCTCAACAAAAATAAATACGCAGTCAACGATATTAACCTTGATGGATTAAAATTAAAGCTAAAACAAGGAATTGTAGAAGAAGTTTCTAAAAAGGTTGAGAAGAAAGTAGATTCACTCAACGAGAAGAAACCTATGAGTATTGGAATGAGAGGCATCAAGCTTACTCATTTTGATATTGATTATGGTGATGAAAATACAAAAACGTTTGCCAAGGTTATATTTAAAGAATTAAGCACAAAGGTTAATAAACTTGATCTTGAAAATAATTCCTATAATGTTGCCAATGTATTCCTTTCCGGAGCAGACATTAACGCCAACCTTTATCTTCCTGCACAAAACGCTAATCCGAAGAATACAAAAGAACCGGAACCCTCAAAAGTTTCTGACCAGGGCAAAGCAATGAATCTTCTTCTAGGAAAACTGGTTCTGAATGACGTAAAAGCAACCTACAACAATACAGCCATTGCTCCGACCAAGCAGGGAATGGACTTCAATCACCTGAATTTTGCCAAAATGAATGTGGAAGTAAGAAGCTTCAAAATGGAGAACAATACTTTTGCAGGAACAGTTAATTCAGCAGAAATTCGGGAAGCAAGAGGTTTGGATATTCAAAAATTCAATACGGATTTTGTGTATGCAGAAAAAGAAGCTTATCTCAAGGATCTTTATCTGCAAACTCCGAAAACAATCCTTCGTGATGAGGTTATTTTAAACTACAATTCAATAGATCAACTTACTTCAAACCTTGGTGCTGTAAAGATTTCAGCCAATATCAAGGATTCAAAAATTGGTTTTTCAGATATTTTAAATCTGGTTCCTACTTTAAAAAATACAGTTCCTTTCAATAAATATCCGAATGCAATACTCAATGTAAATGCCAATGTAAAAGGAAGTGTGAATGATCTTTTGATTCAGGATCTCAAAGTTTCAGGATTGGACCAATTGAGAGTGGCTGCATCAGGAAGAATCAAAAATGCAATGAATCCTGATCAGTTGTATTATGATGTAAGGATTGGAGAATTTTCTTCCAATGCCAAAACTATTTTCAATCTTGTTCCAAAAAATACAATCCCATCCAATATTGCTCTTCCATCTAACTTCAGCATAAAAGGAAATGCAAAGGGAACCACTAAAATGGTTACTACCGATCTCAACCTCTACTCTACCCTTGGAAATGCCGCAATCATTGTCAATGTTGACATGCGTAGAAAAAATCATGAGCTGTATGACGTAAAAGCCAACTTTCAGGGAGTTCAGGTAGGAAAAATTATTCAGAATAAAGATATAGGTCCCATTACTGCTCAAATTGCAGCAAAAGGAGAAAGCTTTGATTTTAAAAATGCCAATGCAGATTTAAAAGGACATGTTGCCTCTGCAGTATATAAAGGCTATCGTTATCAAAATATGAACTTAACAGGTAAGATCAATAAAGGTGCTTATCATGTTATTTTAAATTCAAAAGATCCAAATGCAGACTTACAATTAACCGCCTCCGGCATTTATGATGAAAAAAATCCTACCGTAAAAATAAATGGTGAAGTCATCAAACTGGATGTGAATAAACTTGGCTTTTATGAAAAACCAATGATTCTTGCCGGAAAAATTGATGGAGACTTTACAAGCCTTGACCCTAATAACCTGAATGGTTATTTAAACCTTAAGGACTTTGCATTTTCGGATACCAAGGAGGTTTACCCTGTACAGGAAGTCTACCTGAAAGCATCCTCTACTGCTGACTCTACACAGATTCTTTTCAATTCTCAGATTGCAGATGTTGAGCTGAAAGGAAAATATAAACTTACACAGATCTTTGGTTCTTTAACCCAAACGATTAATCAATACTACCAGTTCCAGAAACCGGATAAAACACAGAAAATAGATCCGGGACAGCATTTCACATTTAATGCAAAGGTGAAAAATGATGACTTAATCAGAAAATTCGTTCCGGATCTGAAAAGTTTTGAAACGATTAACCTAACCGGAAATTATGATGCCGATTCTCAAAAAATTGAAATCGACGGACAAATTCCACAGTTGCTATATGGTGAAAATACGATTGAAAAAGGTGTTTTAAAAGTAACCAATGAAAATCAGGCATTGCAGTACAGTCTTAACGTTGCCGCTTTAAGAAGTTCTAGCTTTTCCATAAACAAGATTGATATCAATGGAGATGTTGCAGATAATACGATCAACTATAATGTCACCACAAAGGATGACAAGGACGCTACCCGCTTCCTCATTGCAGGAAGTGCAAAATCCATGAATGATATTACAGAGGTTTCCCTAAATCCTAATGGTTTAAAACTAAACTATACGGATTGGAATATTGCAGAAAACAATAAAATTCAAATCAGCAGCAAAGGAATACTGGCAGATAACTTCACATTAACGAATGGTGCCAGCCAAATCTCCATACAATCAGAAAGTGACCGCCCAAGTAGTCCTTTAAACATAGCATTAAAAGACTTTAAAATTGAAACCATTACAGAGCTTATTAAAAAAGATACAGTTCTGGCAAGAGGAACCATCAACGGGACAGCTCAGCTTAGAGATGTAACAAAGGATATGACTTTCACCTCTGACTTAAATATTTCTGATCTGATTGTATATGGAAGTGCTATTGGAAATCTAGCCATTAAAGTGAACAATTCTTCACCGAAACTTTTAAATGCTGACATTGCCCTTTCCGGAAACAATAATGATGTGAGGATTCTGGGTGACTACAATACTTCGTCAAGCACTTTTGACCTGAACATGGCCATCAACCAGCTTCAAATGAAAAGTATTCAAGGTTTTTCAATGAATGCGCTTACCAATACGGAAGGTTATCTTTCAGGAAATTTAAAAATTACAGGAACCACTGATCAACCCAATGTTTTAGGAAAAGTAAAGTTCAATGATGCTGGGCTGGAAATAGCCAAAACAGGAAGTGATTTCAGAAAACTGAATGATGAAATAGACTTTACCAGTCGTGGAATTGAATTCGATAAGTTTAAAATTAACGATAAAGACGGAAATGCTCTGGTTGTAGACGGACAGGTGCTTACACAAACCTACAGGGATTTTGCGTTTAATCTTAATGTAAGTGCCAAGGATTTCAAGGTTGTCAACTCTCAAAAATCAAATGATGCCATGATGTACGGTGTTCTTGCCATTGATGCAGGACTTCGTATCCGTGGAAATCTGGATTTACCAAAGGTAGACGGAAAATTAAGTATTGCGGATAATACAGACTTCACCTTTGTTCTTCCACAGTCTACTCCATCTTTACAGGAAAGAGATGGTATTGTAGAATTTGTAGATCAGGATCAGGTCGTTTTAAATAAAACAGTGAAAGCAGATTCCCTTAATGCTCAAAGCCGTATTAAAGGAATGGACGTAAGTGTCAATATTGAAGTAAGTAAGGAAGCAAAACTTTCCATTGTTATCGACAAGGCGAATGGCGATTTTGTACAGTTACAAGGAGAAGCAGAACTTACAGGAGGAATAGACCCGTCGGGGAAAACCACACTGGTAGGAGTGTACCAAGTAGAGAAAGGAAGTTATGACCTTTCCGTAAGCTTCCTAAAGCGTAAGTTTGATATTCAGAAAGGAAGTACCATTACCTGGACCGGTGAACCTACCATGGCTATCATGGACATTACGGCTGTTTATAAAACGGAAGCAGCCCCTATTGACCTTGTAGAACAGCAGATAGGTACTGAAGGCGGAGCATCCCTGATGAATCAGTTTAAGCAGAGGATACCATTCAATGCTTTATTGAAAATGAAAGGAGAACTCTTGAAACCTCAACTTAGCTTTGATGTTACCACAGACGAAAAAAATAATTCTGTATCTACAAATGTAAAGGATGTTGTTGATCAAAAACTGGCCCAGCTCAGAACACAGGAGTCTGAATTGAATAAACAGGTATTTGCATTACTGCTTCTCAACCGTTTTATCGGGGAAAACCCGTTTGAAAGTGGTGCAGGAATGTCTGCAGAAACCATGGCAAGGCAAAGTGTGAGTAAGATTTTATCTCAGCAGCTTAATAATCTTGCTTCCGGTTTAATAAAAGGGGTAGACCTTAACTTTGGTCTGGATTCTTCAGAGGATTATTCTACGGGACAAAAAAATACAAGAACCGACCTTAATGTAGATATCAGTAAAAAACTATTGAATGACCGATTGAAAGTAACGGTAGGAAGTAACTTCGGACTGGAAGGCCAAGCCCGCCAGAATGAAAACATGACCAATATTGCAGGTAACGTTTCTGTAGATTACAGTCTTTCCAAGGATGGAAGATATATGCTGCGTGCTTACCGTAAGGATGAATATCAGGTAGCTCTTCAGGGGCAGATCATAGAAACCGGAGTTGGATTTATCATTACGTTAGATTATGACAAATTCCGGGAAATCTTCCAGAAAACAAGAGAAAAGAAGCCTAAAAAGAATCAAAACAATCAAGTGGTAGAATTTAAATAA